A region from the Andrena cerasifolii isolate SP2316 chromosome 11, iyAndCera1_principal, whole genome shotgun sequence genome encodes:
- the LOC143374923 gene encoding UBX domain-containing protein 4: MKWFEGSINEAVAASKSKKAIFVVFVEGKDDTSVQVAEAINSTEVSCRLEQEDFVAIRLESGSETYRFFAQIYQLVPVPSLFFIGQNGVPLEIVAGSTTAADLLNKLDLVLTKARTNKNSSTNLIDAEKNDIAACSTDNNPDANTSVELESGSASTSNTEVSLPQTPVEAESKDSIADDTKVEPSTSLKNTEAPKPSDETPTKEAPTKELTQEEKIKRAQQLIELQRKQRVEEEERKEKERELERRKVGRDVQKSKQKQQDLEIKQAHEERLREKAADAAAREKVRQQIAQDKLERKQKELALQQQKQQQQDPSVLKPSVIMTSATTVTRIQFRLPSGNPHLGQFEPTSTLRELRTYIAQNIELPFRQFTISTSFPRKDLTNEEDGKTLLELQLVPTAVILILPLKNCNAPTAVTTTQNAGFLSWFVWSLFSPILGVYNYVVGYFSGSPRPNTQRQQSNPDENRDTATTPDGTFIPNLQNVGNSSGLVRRYLGNPGGTTTIKTDGNIRRLHSGGEDNDENNTWNGNSTQQM, from the exons atgaagtggtTTGAGGGTAGCATCAATGAAGCAGTGGCAGCATCAAAATCTAAAAAAGCAATTTTTGTTGTTTTTGTTGAAG GAAAGGATGACACCTCAGTGCAAGTTGCTGAAGCAATTAATTCAACAGAAGTTTCTTGTCGCTTGGAACAAGAAGATTTTGTAGCAATTCGGTTGGAAAGTGGGTCTGAAACCTATAGGTTCTTTGCCCAGATTT ATCAATTGGTGCCTGTGCCATCTCTGTTCTTCATTGGTCAAAATGGCGTACCATTGGAGATTGTTGCTGGCAGTACAACAGCGGCTGATTTACTTAATAAACTTGATCTAGTTCTAACAAAAGctagaacaaataaaaattcttctacCAATTTGATAGACGCAGAGAAAAACGATATTGCTGCTTGCAGTACCGACAATAATCCTGATGCGAATACCAGTGTAGAACTTGAAAGCGGTAGCGCATCAACGTCAAATACAGAAGTGTCATTACCACAGACACCGGTAGAAGCTGAAAGTAAGGATTCAATTGCAGATGATACAAAGGTAGAACCTTCTACCAGTTTGAAAAATACCGAAGCACCAAAACCAAGCGATGAGACACCTACAAAGGAGGCACCTACCAAAGAATTGACACAAGAA gagaaaataaaaagagcacAACAGTTGATAGAGTTGCAACGAAAGCAACGTGTAGAGGAAGAAGAGCGCAAGGAGAAGGAGAGGGAATTGGAGCGGCGTAAAGTTGGTCGTGATGTGCAAAAGAGCAAACAGAAGCAGCAGGATTTAGAAATAAAACAGGCTCACGAGGAGAGACTGAGAGAAAAAGCTGCCGATGCAGCAGCTAGAGAAAAGGTTAGGCAGCAAATTGCTCAGGATAAGTTGGAGAGGAAACAAAAAGAACTAGCTCTGCAG CAACAAAAGCAGCAACAACAGGATCCATCCGTGCTGAAACCATCTGTGATCATGACTAGTGCCACCACTGTAACTCGAATTCAGTTTAGACTGCCATCGGGCAATCCCCATTTGGGACAGTTTGAACCGACAAGCACCTTACGTGAATTACGTACTTACATTGCTCAAAACATTGAGTTACCTTTCCGCCAGTTTACAATATCTACTTCCTTCCCTAGAAAGGACTTGACAAATGAAGAGGATGGTAAAACCCTTTTGGAATTGCAGCTAGTCCCTACTGCTGTTATTCTAATTCTGCCACTGAAAAAT TGCAATGCTCCAACAGCTGTAACGACGACACAAAATGCTGGTTTCTTGTCATGGTTCGTTTGGTCTCTGTTCTCGCCTATCCTAGGTGTTTACAATTACGTGGTAGGTTATTTCTCGGGAAGTCCACGCCCAAACACTCAGAGACAGCAAAGCAACCCGGATGAAAACAGGGACACGGCGACTACGCCTGATGGAACGTTCATACCGAATCTCCAAAATGTTGGTAATTCGTCAGG TCTGGTCAGAAGATACTTGGGTAATCCAGGGGGGACAACCACTATCAAAACGGACGGTAATATACGTAGACTGCACTCCGGTGGGGAAGACAATGATGAAAATAACACTTGGAACGGTAATTCAACGCAACAAATGTAG
- the LOC143374924 gene encoding large ribosomal subunit protein uL10m-like, with amino-acid sequence MAHLARKAFQLTPTELLYQQKRYRGKINLKKPKIFYTKAVVNELLKPFYIDPNKDKTLDELCTNALFVESKNELSPYDKILKKELCNWIENSKMVALIHVNSITEEDKFEVRVPLKRANMYYKFYSPHIVRAALENSPYQALDPLISKFTAFVFSPDINVTALEKILKKCKQMYTMGGVLDGHVLVYDDFLKYGKMDITTAHLGLVQALQNAGGVTLNRQLTHHQATLVSRLQQIGTNEKTTDEDKKPVPV; translated from the exons ATGGCGCATTTAGCAAGAAAAG CATTTCAGTTAACGCCGACCGAGTTACTGTACCAGCAAAAACGTTACAGAGGCAAAATAAATCTTAAAAAACCGAAAATCTTTTATACGAAAGCGGTGGTAAATGAACTTTTAAAGCCATTCTACATCGATCCCAACAAGGACAAAACTTTGGACGAACTATGTACAAACGCACTTTTTGTTGAAAGTAAAAATGAACTTAGTCCTTACGATAAGATTCTAAAGAAAGAACTGTGCAATTGGATTGAGAATTCGAAAATGGTTGCGCTTATACACGTAAACAGCATAACCGAAGAAGATAAATTCGAAGTTAGAGTACCTCTAAAAAGAGCGAATATGTATTATAAGTTTTATTCGCCTCACATTGTCCGTGCAGCGTTGGAGAATTCACCATATCAAGCGCTTGACCCGTTAATTAGTAAATTTACTGCATTTGTCTTCAGTCCTGATATAAATGTGACCGCTTTAGAGAAAATTCTCAAAAAATGCAAACAAATGTACACAATGG GGGGAGTATTGGATGGACACGTTTTGGTTTACGATGATTTCCTAAAATACGGAAAAATGGACATTACAACGGCACATTTGGGTTTGGTTCAAGCGTTACAGAATGCTGGTGGCGTTACCTTGAATCGGCAGCTCACGCATCATCAAGCTACGCTGGTGTCTCGTTTACAACAGATCGGTACAAATGAGAAGACGACTGACGAGGATAAAAAACCGGTGCCTGTGTAA
- the LOC143374922 gene encoding partitioning defective 3 homolog: MKVTVCFDNVRVVVPCGDGTLLVKDLMHEAILRYKKATGKNESTLTINSLSSLTGGGLLDPDDRLCDVADDREQIVAHFVSTDTNHVGGDGASSVGTNSPDFFHSDGKEQPYTIDTHSSISISSIKRESTKRLSMHALSTREPCLTTYSAQSLPRESRRREPLGQDAKASFEYANANIEPGDQGEIREIVIKNEAGPLGLHVVPCYDLLGNDQGLRVEGIEPNGRIARDGQIDLHDKIIKINGHNLLHIPFSKVQEIFRTCMSESCLQISVVKHKKLREKSLHKNHGNTSGGSEKTETDDNVKRLQCSNYNLLQTANTRKIGRMIEIELTKGSNGLGFSVTTRDNPAGGHCPIYIKNILPKGAAVEDGRLRPGDRLLEVNNKEMTGKSQAEVVSLLRSIPPGGKVRMVVSRQEEISSSIPDSHSHVAPVNPAPETTDNSKYWSTQNTSPIKKNTEVQDKVSSRSYDKCTFKSVKSSEDIVLSPRKNRMILTLDIPVHDSEKAGLGVSVKGKTTNTDENTNMDLGIFIKSVLHGGAASRDGRLRTNDQLLNVNGVSLLGLSNSDAMETLRRAMLNTNSSVTGVITLTIARRISSFDGNEKNLSDNLSSHIKLESANSIYISDSTKANEGRVKEKNNLNSQSDILDNGGLLSCVTASPWNPVIDRLTEQYNKNSLRNESYCIATNKTWIEPVSNVKKITIGQRDDRVESVLLEDSNEPPCNEAKRSTDDKDSQYSGDPTYDSQLSLEEFNSSSNKFSRDALGRQSMSEKRHAALDAKNTDTYKRNKKLREGRESKTQGEANQKPANQSTDSEDQARRGGKQESFEKNKSKGSTDGITASDSNVKRYEKPVDPAQSEYVYTIPGCNNKFTSPRKHWLVDDVHGEITSSNNFKDDREGFPNSRGDVKQASLNSALDDRYKRSRKKGGIRSMLRLGKNRKSLNFGDSIEARHESSNYCSGTINYIA, translated from the coding sequence ATGAAGGTGACTGTGTGTTTCGACAACGTTAGAGTGGTGGTTCCTTGTGGGGATGGAACCCTACTAGTCAAAGACTTAATGCACGAGGCTATTCTGAGGTATAAAAAGGCAACTGGGAAGAACGAGAGCACACTAACCATAAACAGCTTGTCCTCTTTGACCGGAGGTGGCCTGTTAGATCCAGATGATAGGTTATGTGATGTAGCTGATGACAGAGAGCAGATAGTTGCTCATTTTGTGAGTACAGATACTAACCATGTTGGCGGTGATGGGGCCAGTTCAGTTGGGACAAATAGCCCAGACTTTTTTCACTCGGATGGCAAGGAGCAACCTTATACAATAGACACACATTCCTCCATATCTATTAGTAGTATTAAAAGAGAAAGTACTAAAAGATTGTCAATGCACGCGTTGTCAACCAGAGAACCATGTTTAACAACATATTCTGCTCAATCCCTTCCCAGAGAATCACGTCGCAGGGAACCTCTGGGACAAGATGCCAAAGCGTCATTTGAATATGCAAATGCCAATATCGAACCTGGAGATCAAGGAGAGATTCGCGAAATTGTGATAAAGAATGAAGCGGGACCACTGGGGCTTCATGTGGTGCCATGTTATGATTTATTGGGTAACGATCAGGGCCTCAGAGTCGAAGGCATCGAGCCGAATGGCAGAAtcgccagagatgggcaaattgATTTGCACGATaagatcataaaaataaatggcCACAATCTACTGCACATACCATTCTCCAAAGTGCAAGAAATATTTAGGACCTGCATGTCTGAATCGTGTCTCCAGATTTCAGTAGTGAAGCATAAAAAACTGCGCGAAAAATCATTACATAAGAATCATGGCAATACCAGTGGGGGATCCGAAAAGACAGAAACGGATGACAATGTTAAAAGACTTCAGTGTAGCAACTACAATTTGTTGCAGACAGCTAACACTCGTAAAATCGGGCGTATGATAGAGATAGAATTAACGAAAGGGAGCAATGGCCTTGGATTCAGTGTCACTACACGTGATAACCCTGCTGGAGGCCATTGCCCTATATATATTAAGAACATATTACCAAAAGGTGCTGCAGTCGAGGATGGCAGATTGAGGCCTGGCGACAGGTTGCTCgaagtaaataataaagagaTGACAGGCAAGAGCCAAGCAGAAGTGGTCTCACTTCTCAGAAGTATTCCTCCAGGTGGGAAGGTGAGAATGGTGGTATCCCGCCAAGAAGAGATTTCTTCCAGTATTCCCGATTCCCATTCCCACGTTGCACCCGTAAACCCAGCCCCCGAAACCACCGACAATTCGAAATATTGGAGCACACAGAATACATCGCCAATAAAGAAAAACACCGAAGTTCAAGATAAAGTTAGCAGCCGTAGTTACGATAAATGTACATTTAAGTCAGTAAAATCGTCCGAAGACATTGTCCTGTCGCCGCGTAAGAATCGCATGATTCTAACGTTAGATATACCGGTGCACGATTCAGAGAAAGCTGGCTTGGGCGTCAGCGTGAAAGGGAAGACCACCAACACGGACGAAAATACTAACATGGATCTGGGGATCTTTATAAAAAGTGTCCTTCATGGGGGTGCAGCCTCTAGAGACGGGCGATTACGGACCAATGATCAATTGCTCAATGTTAACGGGGTGTCCTTATTGGGTCTATCCAATTCTGATGCAATGGAAACACTCAGAAGGGCAATGCTCAATACAAATAGTTCTGTAACAGGAGTAATTACTCTGACAATAGCCCGCAGGATATCCTCTTTCGACggaaatgaaaagaatctttccGACAATTTGTCTTCTCACATTAAACTCGAGTCTGCCAACAGTATATACATATCCGATTCCACGAAGGCCAACGAGGGCAGGGTAAAGGAAAAGAATAACTTAAATTCACAGTCAGACATCTTGGACAATGGAGGTCTGCTATCTTGTGTGACTGCATCCCCGTGGAACCCAGTCATCGACAGACTAACGGAGCAATATAATAAAAACAGTTTGAGGAACGAAAGTTACTGCATCGCCACCAATAAGACGTGGATAGAGCCCGTCAGTAATGTAAAAAAGATTACGATAGGTCAGCGGGACGATCGCGTGGAATCAGTATTGTTAGAAGATTCTAACGAACCACCGTGCAATGAAGCTAAAAGAAGCACAGACGATAAAGACAGTCAGTATTCCGGGGATCCAACGTACGACAGCCAATTGTCCCTGGAGGAATTTAACTCTTCTTCCAATAAGTTTTCCCGCGATGCTTTGGGCAGGCAGAGTATGTCGGAGAAGCGCCATGCTGCCTTGGATGCAAAGAACACAGACACGTATAAGAGAAACAAGAAACTGCGGGAGGGACGAGAGAGCAAAACTCAAGGAGAAGCGAATCAAAAGCCGGCGAATCAATCGACGGACTCGGAGGACCAGGCCAGGCGGGGTGGCAAACAGGAGAGTTTCGAAAAGAACAAGAGTAAAGGTAGTACGGATGGGATCACGGCGAGCGATAGTAATGTAAAGCGATACGAGAAGCCCGTGGACCCTGCTCAATCAGAATACGTGTACACTATACCCGGTTGCAATAATAAATTCACTTCACCGCGTAAACATTGGCTCGTGGACGATGTACACGGCGAGATAACGAGTAGCAATAATTTTAAAGACGACCGCGAGGGTTTCCCGAACAGCCGGGGAGACGTGAAACAGGCTTCGCTAAATTCAGCTttagatgatcgatacaaacgTTCGCGGAAAAAAGGTGGCATCCGCTCGATGCTCCGATtagggaaaaataggaaatcgcTCAATTTCGGTGATAGTATAGAAGCTCGGCATGAATCCAGCAATTATTGCAGCGGAACGATTAATTACATCGCATAA
- the LOC143374921 gene encoding uncharacterized protein LOC143374921, with amino-acid sequence MVQRAACSIEANTFPNGVRISDREGRATDVVATEAAVDHAFREAHEGRGNARFSLFKWFKRSGNRDSTVEKRRKTIDKFRENDGRQPSVSSSVESVDTFYSTTTVRSFAFHTGTLGRCDGLELDILGQAAEVGPFAAGASKVGNKENDVADVSCTLPANAHSHRRDITARYSLQPSATFNSCGNLPFPERRLLGSLRRHDDRRASCNVGSARRRVHVKGKRRAPNPPATLSKTAEADVRETPKNSSRRKRRAPKPPEKIVNGDTFAEKRETLVTDGGMDVESRRDSEDSQTISNDTLVLQRGVLLSKKETKQTTKEKIAKESAGSSDSAILQDIPTTVPGIGTLSAAMPRPWYKRSVFEHSRDSGPSRRGDVLRGPTTSSVEIKEESAASNMAASASYSVDTSLSRLNFFHRSGQTEDRKREAKRKSGLSILTNISELDKEAAAIVQEEQARARASMLLKSSRFVDAFEKRNEMNEELVQDIVTSAMENSSPRRGTRALISKFNAISNITKVTVNANFFAKSGRDQQASKFERDVVRNARAFEHAADWKEQPRFSAQSVAGHSGHVEKDISRYFPPQQKAKDKIENADTGAKLAGSKAATAKEQNDRLATETSSRISFLQSQLAANRMNDPTIPQKDTAAAVMEERIRSRQEVAGERKERETKPRNEDTRGYLFPRGRASAVNKGHASSIFEEARKTDKHHLEGVQKEFSDIFDEIDKQLRMKEFKFIDRRAARTSAAATNQRSKVHEEEAGISSKVTKVLDILVEAEKDAKTKTTVQTPEKSIPIEDASPTTDPNASTKSGKTRSPILNTIEDPITTDLKEMLKEMKHSLPKHSKPGKIATRNTDAAKKVAKEREVPAAPNKTTYFVSAVTKVENIALQSDYDADKQKVSCSVQTSGNIRRLSQPVRPADQPSTSGWKQENVVYKTSGRKLAGSGLVKNTFQLIRPRDFAEIEATKTTRTAYAENTYANVMEQSLYANAHVPPSPKPRTSSARPNEVKKVPDTDVVSNPSPVVEQKLNVKEDAFEASEEEDNATEKNMNTLAINRLLRKLEAAIASGHHQQAAGLAKELARLKIHCSVIRQRSARLKDQLIKVNMYIEDKLAHQGPIPLQLPSRMTVAELKAKIHVEFEIPTNVQRWIVGKNLADRDGATLNELQAVNGSPIFLYLVAPELKPKNVIQVDKPSSAEELATVINDEAISSTEVLQPVQEDREIVEEPQETEESSTPEEVKMERYEELISLENCDVIPNSEPIECPVCFVTYGPREGVILRDCLHMFCRSCIANTIRYCEDAEVKCPYRDSEYTCESTLQEREIKALVEPEVYQQYLAKSIAQAENNAGNNAFHCKTPDCPGWCIYDDDVNNFLCPVCGANNCLTCQVVHAGKNCKQYQQELRLSKETDQESRRTAAMLEDMVDRGEALACPTCAVVLMKKWGCDWLRCSMCKTEICWVTRGPRWGPGGKGDTSGGCRCGENGVKCHPRCNYCH; translated from the exons ATGGTACAGCGGGCCGCATGCAGCATCGAGGCGAACACGTTCCCCAATGGCGTACGGATCAGCGACCGGGAAGGAAGAGCGACGGACGTGGTCGCGACGGAAGCGGCCGTAGACCACGCATTCCGCGAGGCGCACGAGGGACGTGGTAACGCGAGATTCTCCCTGTTCAAGTGGTTCAAACGGTCCGGCAATCGCGACTCTACCGTGGAAAAGCGACGGAAGACGATCGACAAGTTCCGCGAGAATGACGGACGGCAACCCAGTGTCTCGTCCAGTGTCGAGAGCGTAGACACCTTCTACAGCACCACCACCGTGCGTAGCTTCGCCTTCCACACCGGCACCCTGGGCAGATGTGACGGATTAGAGTTAGACATCCTCGGGCAAGCGGCCGAAGTTGGACCCTTCGCGGCTGGGGCATCGAAGGTTGGCAACAAAGAAAACGACGTGGCGGATGTTTCCTGCACGTTGCCCGCCAACGCTCACTCTCACAGAAGAGACATAACCGCGCGGTACTCGTTGCAGCCGTCAGCTACGTTCAATTCTTGTGGGAATCTACCGTTCCCCGAGAGACGACTGTTGGGCTCCCTGAGGAGGCACGACGATAGAAGGGCCAGCTGCAACGTAGGTTCCGCCCGCAGAAGGGTGCACGTGAAGGGGAAGAGACGCGCGCCAAATCCTCCCGCGACTCTGAGCAAAACAGCGGAGGCAGATGTACGCGAAACACCTAAGAACAGTAGCAGGCGAAAGCGACGCGCGCCAAAACCCCCTGAGAAGATCGTCAATGGTGACACGTTCGCGGAGAAGCGAGAAACACTGGTCACCGATGGCGGGATGGACGTAGAATCGCGACGAGATAGTGAGGACTCGCAGACGATCAGTAACGACACGTTGGTTCTCCAAAGGGGCGTCCTGCTGTCGAAAAAGGAGACTAAGCAGACCACGAAAGAGAAGATCGCGAAAGAAAGTGCTGGCTCGTCCGACAGTGCCATTCTTCAGGATATTCCCACCACCGTCCCTGGCATTGGAACCTTAAGCGCAGCCATGCCACGACCTTGGTACAAACGGAGCGTCTTCGAACATTCCCGGGATTCCGGGCCGTCCAGGAGGGGCGATGTTCTCCGGGGGCCTACAACCTCGTCGGTCGAAATAAAAGAAGAGTCCGCTGCTTCGAACATGGCTGCTTCCGCGAGTTACTCCGTGGACACCTCTTTGTCCAGATTGAACTTCTTCCATCGTAGCGGGCAGACGGAAGACAGGAAGAGGGAGGCGAAGCGAAAGTCGGGCCTGTCGATCTTGACGAACATCAGCGAGCTCGATAAGGAGGCAGCGGCTATCGTTCAAGAGGAACAAGCGCGCGCCAGAGCCTCCATGTTGCTCAAGTCCTCGCGATTCGTCGACGCGTTCGAGAAAAGGAACGAGATGAACGAGGAGCTCGTTCAGGACATTGTCACGTCCGCGATGGAGAATTCGTCTCCCAGGAGGGGCACGCGGGCCTTGATCTCCAAGTTCAATGCTATCAGCAACATCACGAAAGTCACGGTCAATGCCAACTTCTTCGCGAAAAGCGGCAGGGATCAGCAAGCGTCTAAATTCGAACGGGACGTCGTGAGGAATGCGAGGGCCTTCGAGCACGCCGCCGACTGGAAGGAGCAGCCGAGATTTTCGGCTCAATCCGTCGCCGGGCACAGTGGCCACGTCGAGAAAGACATATCCAGGTATTTCCCGCCGCAACAAAAGGCGAAGGACAAGATCGAGAATGCGGATACGGGCGCGAAGCTTGCAGGGAGCAAGGCCGCTACGGCTAAGGAACAGAACGATCGACTCGCCACGGAGACATCCAGTAGAATATCGTTCCTGCAGAGCCAACTGGCTGCAAATCGAATGAACGACCCGACTATTCCTCAGAAGGATACCGCAGCGGCTGTAATGGAGGAAAGAATTAGATCAAGGCAGGAAGTCGCCGGCGAAAGGAAGGAACGGGAGACAAAGCCAAGAAACGAAGATACCAGGGGATACTTGTTTCCTCGCGGACGTGCCTCTGCGGTGAACAAGGGACACGCGTCAAGCATCTTCGAGGAGGCAAGGAAGACGGATAAGCACCATTTGGAAGGTGTGCAGAAAGAGTTCTCCGATATCTTCGACGAGATCGATAAGCAACTACGTATGAAGGAGTTCAAATTCATCGATCGCCGCGCAGCCCGTACGAGCGCCGCAGCCACTAATCAGAGAAGTAAAGTTCACGAGGAGGAAGCTGGAATATCAAGTAAGGTAACTAAGGTGCTCGATATCCTGGTAGAGGCGGAGAAGGACGCTAAGACAAAGACGACCGTGCAGACGCCGGAAAAATCGATACCCATCGAGGATGCCTCTCCTACGACCGATCCGAACGCGAGCACAAAATCGGGCAAGACGAGGTCACCGATACTGAATACCATCGAGGATCCAATTACTACGGATTTAAAAGAGATGCTGAAGGAAATGAAACACTCGTTACCAAAGCATTCCAAGCCCGGGAAAATTGCGACACGTAACACCGACGCAGCGAAGAAAGTCGCTAAGGAGAGAGAGGTGCCCGCCGCACCGAACAAAACAACGTACTTTGTATCCGCCGTGACGAAAGTCGAGAATATTGCACTGCAGAGCGATTACGATGCGGACAAGCAGAAGGTGTCGTGCTCGGTGCAGACTAGCGGAAACATACGGAGATTGAGTCAACCTGTTAGGCCCGCCGATCAGCCCTCCACGTCAGGATGGAAACAGGAAAACGTGGTGTACAAAACATCTGGGAGAAAGCTGGCTGGTTCAGGGctagtgaaaaataccttccagCTGATACGGCCACGCGATTTCGCCGAGATCGAAGCCACGAAAACAACCAGAACTGCTTACGCCGAGAACACTTATGCCAATGTGATGGAGCAGTCGCTTTATGCGAACGCTCATGTCCCTCCTTCACCGAAGCCACGCACTAGCTCCGCGCGACCTAACGAAGTTAAAAAAGTTCCTGACACCGATGTCGTATCGAATCCGTCGCCAGTAGTCGAACAAAAATTAAACGTGAAGGAGGACGCCTTCGAGGCTAGCGAAGAAG AGGACAATGCGACGGAGAAGAACATGAACACGCTCGCCATTAACCGATTACTCAGAAAGTTAGAAGCGGCAATTGCGTCTGGCCATCATCAGCAAGCAGCGGGTTTGGCGAAGGAGCTGGCTCGGCTGAAGATCCACTGTTCCGTGATTCGACAGCGATCGGCTCGTCTCAAAGATCAGCTGATTAAAGTCAATATGTACATTGAGGACAAGCTCGCTCACCAGGGGCCCATACCGCTTCAG CTGCCGAGTAGGATGACAGTAGCGGAGCTGAAGGCAAAGATACACGTGGAATTTGAAATTCCGACGAACGTGCAACGATGGATAGTAGGTAAGAACCTGGCCGATCGCGATGGAGCGACCCTCAACGAGTTGCAGGCGGTGAATGGGTCCCCGATATTTTTGTACCTCGTCGCGCCAG AATTGAAACCAAAAAATGTGATACAAGTCGACAAGCCTAGCAGTGCAGAGGAGCTGGCAACTGTGATAAATGATGAAGCCATTTCATCTACAGAGGTACTGCAGCCGGTGCAAGAAGATCGTGAAATAGTCGAGGAACCTCAG GAGACAGAGGAAAGTAGCACACCAGAGGAGGTCAAGATGGAACGATACGAGGAGCTAATTTCTTTGGAAAATTGTGATGTTATACCGAATTCAGAGCCAATTGAGTGTCCCGTATGCTTCGTTACATACGGTCCACGCGAAGGCGTGATATTAAGGGATTGTTTACACATGTTTTGCAG GTCATGTATTGCTAATACGATTAGATACTGCGAAGATGCTGAAGTGAAATGCCCTTACAGAGATTCAGAGTACACTTGCGAATCGACTCTGCAAGAACGTGAGATCAAAGCC CTTGTCGAGCCAGAGGTCTACCAACAGTATCTTGCGAAGTCGATTGCTCAAGCAGAGAACAATGCTGGGAACAATGCGTTTCACTGCAAAACTCCAGATTGCCCTGGTTGGTGCATCTATGACGATGACGTGAATAATTTCCTCTGCCCCGTGTGTGGCGCCAATAATTGTCTCACTTGCCAG GTCGTACACGCTGGCAAAAACTGTAAACAGTACCAACAGGAATTGAGATTGTCGAAAGAAACGGATCAGGAATCGAGAAGAACAGCAGCGATGCTCGAAGACATGGTGGACAGAGGCGAAGCACTTGCTTGCCCGACATGTGCAGTTGTGCTCATGAAAAAATGGGGTTGCGACTGGTTGCGTTGTTCAATGTGCAAAACCGAGATATGCTGGGTAACAAGGGGCCCGCGTTGGGGCCCAGGA GGAAAGGGGGACACATCTGGAGGCTGCAGATGCGGCGAAAATGGAGTCAAGTGTCATCCTCGTTGCAATTACTGTCACTGA